The following nucleotide sequence is from Anopheles stephensi strain Indian chromosome 3, UCI_ANSTEP_V1.0, whole genome shotgun sequence.
CGAAGAGATTATTGAGCCGTTTTACGGAACCAACCTCAAACAGAGCAGTAATTTTCTTTCCGGCCACTATACGCTTAATGGGCGTTTCGTCCTTTGGTACCGCGGTGCCAGCACCGGTTTCCTCGCGCTTCTTTTCCGTGGTATTGCTGCTGGGCAGTAGTGGGCCTCCGTCTTCGGAAGCCGCTAAATCACCATTCTTAAAGCTGCTACTGTTACTACTGCTACTTACAATGCTACCAGTTTTCTGACTATTGCGTCCCACTATCGAGGACGGCGAGGTGCGCAACACGGCCGCCGATGCCGAGTGAGCGGAAACCGAACTTCTCAGCAACGAATTTCGCTCGAGTTCTACTGCTTGGTGAGCGtacgcaaacaaaacaagagatgcaataacacaacacaaccacacacacacacatgccggGAAATCGTatgaaaaaaagataaaaaaaacacaaacaaaatgaaaaatcaaaccaactGCGCTAAGCATGCATTTGAAGGTGAGAAACTAAACGCGGCAAACCAAAGGTATGCACATTACCTCCCAGTTTGTTGAGCCCTGCCGCCATATCCCTGACGGATTTCTTCTCGATGACAGCCCCTACAAAAGTGGCAGGAATTAGTCGTCTGCTGCGGTCACAGAAAGCGATCCATACTTACCCGGCGTAATGCCCAATATACTGCCACCCGAGACGCTCGTACCGGCCGCACTAATAGCACCGGGCGTTATGCCGACGATCGAACCTCCGGGCGTTTGTCCCGAGATCAGCACCAGATCCCCATCGGTGTCGATACTGTCGACTGTCGACGGTTCGTTAAACTCATTTTTTGATTCATGGCCCAGCACCGACCACGGGCGCGGTTTCGGCGAAATGATCGGTGTTTTCTGTCCCGTCCCATTGCCAAGCCGCGATAATGCTCCGTGCGACGGCGGATCCGCCACATGATGATGGTTGCTGCGCACCGATTCATTGCTCGGTGATTTACTGCTCGCCGCACCATTATCGATCGGTCTTGATTCGCGCACCGGCGTTTCGACTACCTCCGTGGCCGCTTTCACCAGCGGTGATTTGCGATTGACCGAGGGTGACACCTTTTCCAGGTTGTCCGAGGACCGCGAGCGTGAGGTCCAATTAACGCCCTTCAGGAGCGGTGAAGAGCGATCCAGCTTGAGGGGCTTCCGTTCTTCGAGTATTGGGGTCGTTTCACCGGATGTTACGTTGCtgaaccgtccgccatcatcACGGCTCAGTGTGGGACTGTCGACGAAGCTGAGCGAGCTACACTCCTCGGAGGTTGGCGATACGAGCGGCGTCAGTGTTGAAGGAGTAGCCGAACCAGGCCGGAAGAAGGATTCGATTCCCTCGTTTACGACCGTGCCTCCCGCCGCAACGTTGTCCGTTATGACGACGGGTTTTTTCGGTGCGCGAGTTTTTGCTCGTTTCGGACGTCCTGCAAATGcgacaaaaacaacagcatGGTTGGATAAACTGTCCGTCTGATCGTACCCTGTTTGCCTACCTTTAACCAGGTGCTGCAAGGTAAGCGATTGACTGGGCAGTTCCGTGATTGAGTCGCAGCACTCGTCCTCCTTCGCGGTCGATGATTCATACTTCTTGGAGCCACtgttattgctgctgctgcgcgacACACCCGAGCTGATGGACGTCTCGGTGACATCGGGAATGTTGGCGAGGCTTAGATTTTCCACCCCAAGCCCAACCACCGACTGTGGCCTCACCTTTCGCGCTATGGAGCGACGCTTGTGCTGCAGCTGCGGTGTTGCCTATCGAGCGGACACAAAGGGTGCATTAGGGGTCACAAGTTCAAACAAGCGCACGCATTCGTTCTTCACAGACATTTAGTTAGTTCATTGGCAATTCGGGGAAGCTGGGTATCGGAGGTGTGTACGCGGCATGCAATTGCAATTGGATGCGGGAAGCAACAGCAGGAGCAaaataataattgtttttAGCCAATGGGTGTGCTACGCGGGACAGTCATGCAGTAAGGGAGGTAAGGTGAGCTCTCCGCTAGTCTATGTAATACTCACTAGGTTTAGGTATTCCAATTTCTGTCGAGAATGTGTGTGCGATGTGGTAAAGAATGGGATGGAAGTAATCGATGAAACATGTGGAATGAATTTGAACATTGGTAAAGTATGATGAAACCAATGAGGTACGATTTACAACATTGCGCATGTACCGGCAACATATTCGCAGCACTTACCGTCGGTGAATCGAGCCCGAGTTTCGGCAGATCCAGCCCCCGCAATTCAAAGTTTGCTATCGGTTCGGTACTCTGGAAAACGGAGACTGGCTCGATGAAATTGCTTTCACGTACGACTGAGTCGCGCGAACTAACCTGACTAGAATTATTTTTGCTCCCATCTAAGGAATGCAAATCGTCCGTGTAGCTGAGCGGTCCCTCGGCAATACCCAAACCCTTGCGATAGCGTGTAAGTGCTTCCAACACTTCATCCGTTGCTCGATCCGAAATCAGGCTGGCCAACGATTGTTCCACCTCgctgtaacaaaaaaaaaagcattaaattgATTGCCCTCTTGTCATATCGAGATCAATCCACGACGCAAACCAACCTGATACGATTCATCACTTCCCCACCggcactgtttacgaggcAGCTTTGCAAGAACTCTTCCGAGATCGTCAATCGCTCCTCGCATCCTTTTCGCAGCTCGGTCAGAACCACCTGAGAGCCTAACGTTTTGGGACACTGCTCGATGCCGGTGCGTAGCATCGTTTCCATTGTTTCCTGCGgaagcacaaaaaacaaaacgatgttCATCGTGCAGAAGACACCACACTTCGGCTGAATGGATTCGAACCAATACCTCCAGATAGCTCTTAATCGACTGATGCAGCTCCGTTTTCATTTTCCCGAGACGCACCTCAATCGGATGAGGATCGCAGCGCACGGATTCTTGCAGCTTCGGCAGCAACTGTTTGCAGTTTTCTGCATCCTCCAGCAAGCGCGATAAGCTCCCGTCGAGAGAGCTCTGACGGGAGGACATCGTTTCCTGGGTTTCCGCCACCAGCTTATCCAGCACTTGGTGCGTGGATGATAGCAAAAAACCATGCTGCAGTCTGTTTATTgtagaagaaaaagggaaccTTTAGTTGCAAATCTGTAGCTGTAATACTGAACGAAAGAACCTACCGAAAGCCTTGGCCATGGGTACGTTTGAACCCATTTCCGTTGCGGAACAGCAGCTCCTGCATTTTTCTCATCAACCCATCGGTACGGTCCGGGTGCTGCTTCAGGCAGGGCGCAATGTCGTGCAGCGGGAACGGCATATTGCGCACCGAGAAATTGTTCTCCAGCGCGTACACTATGTCCGCGTACCCCTGCAGCGTAACATTGTTCCGATCGAGGGCGATCGTTTTCAGCTTGTTGTTAATCTGCAGCGCTTTCGCCAGCAACCGTGCACCGATGTCGCCCATCAGATTTCCCGTGATGTCCAGCATCTGCAGGTGTTGGTTGCTGCCGAGCGCGTTGATAAAGTTGTGCAGATCGGTTTTGAGTCGATTTTCGGCCAGCACCAGCTCCTGCAGCTGGAAATCTTCCTTCTGAATGAGGTTCACCAGCGAATCCATGACCGTGCCGATGTGTTTCAGCTTCATGCCGGTAAAGCACTTGCTCATGTACAGCGACCGGATCGATGGGTTCTTGCCGATGGCCGTCAGCACGTGGGCCAGCTCGTAGTCCATACTGTTGTCGCTAATGTCCAGGCTGGCCAGTACCCGCACACCGTGAATGCAAGACTCAAGCACGTGTGCTCCTTGAGATCCGAGCGAATTACCGCTCAGATCCAGATACAGGCCGGCCGTCGATTCGTTGCAAGCTAGCCCGAGAAGCAGATGCTTGAGTGCCTCCAGCGGCAGCTTGCAGCTGGCAATGTTGAGATGCTTCAGGCTTAGGCTGCTGGTGAAGAACTGCTTAAACGAGGGCGGTATTTCTTTGCCTTTCTTCGTGCCGAAATTATTGTGCGATACGTTCAGATGGAGAAGATGGGTCGCGCAACCGCGCAAGAGAGCTCCAAAGACCTGGAACATAATTttgaaacacacaacacatttcCGTTACCGTTACAGCCGTTCGTTCCATTCGATCCCTTTTCGCATATACATACACTTTCTAATGTTGTATCCGTACGGGAAATATCCAAATGTTCTATAACATTAGGTTGCGCTAAAAAGTTGTACAGATTCTGGAAATGTTAAACGAAGGTAGGGGTTAGTAAACTGTGATCGTGTCGCTCCCTCCCACGGATTCGACCGATACGTTACGTTCACGTCGTCCTTAAGAATGTTACCACTCAGATCGAGATACGTGAGTGAGTTGGAAATGTTTTGATTTAACGAAAGCGAATGAGCCAGCTGATTAACGCCCTTTGCCGTAAGGCCGCAATGCGCCAGTGCCAGCTTGGCAAAGCCTTTCGACATTTTCGCTATTGGTCCAGCCAAGTGTGTAGCGCCTGGAAGCGGAAAGAAAAccgtttttaaaaaaaaacatttccataCGATACCCTACGGTCTATCGATCGTTACGTACCTTTGTCTTCGATGACGTTATGGCTTAAGTCGATGGATCGTAATGCAGGCGCAGAATTTGATATCACAGCAACAGCTAGCTTATGTATAAAGTCAGACCTGTTAAGCAGAAGGTGGTGAACAACATTATTCTCCTGCTTTTAATTTGCGGTACCCCAAACCAAACCTACGTACTTTAATCCCAACGATTCCAGATGCAGTTCCTCAAGCCAAAGTGATCGCCGCAGCACCTGCAATACCCGCTCGAGCGTTTCCGTCGACAGCCGTGTGTGGGACGCTTTCAGCCCGCGGAAAAATGTATTATACTCCAGCGCGGCCACGATCGCCATCAGATCTTTCTGCTCGAGATGATCAAAGTCGCGCAAATTGAGCACACGCGCATCGTGCGAGAGGTATATTGTGTCAATGTCCCATGCTACCTCTTCCCGGTACTGCACCGCATGCAGATCGCACATGCATGCGTACTGCATGCTAAAGCCACCGCATGGTCCCACATTGCGCGGATCGGATGGGCGCAATTCGTCCGAGAAGATGGAAGTACGCTCGATGGGATTCACATCGATCTGCAAAGGGACATTAGCACAATCAGTACAGCATACGTAAATTGCACAATGGAGAAATGGTAAGGAAGCTTACCTTGCGTATGATGTATCGCAGCGGAACCGTGGGAAATATCTGCTTGATTGCAGATGACAAATCGGTTAAAATAACGTCGGCATTCTGGAAATTAAAATGAGTCCATGAACAATAAACCGCAAAACTACCGCAATAAATACGCAAGATCTTACCGATGTGAAACTTCCAGCATCACCAATGGTAGAAAAGGAATAACTCTTATCATTGGTGGTGATTGTAAAATGTGTTGGCTTCCGACTTTCGATCGATTGTATATCTAGGTAGTGAAAATGGCAGTCTATCTGTAAGGGTGTAAACAGCGGACACATTTGTGTTACGGCAAATAAAGGTTAACTGTTCCTTATCGCACAAGACGATAAACGCAGCAGTTGCTGCAAGACTTACCCTTGTCGGTACTTTGGCTGTGAGCAGATACACGCGCACGGGTGTGAACACCTGAAAATACAACCGTAAATGGGCGTTTTCGTCGCAACTGACTCGCAACGGCGATAGTGATGGATATAGATACTTACCAAAACTCGGTTCTCCGTTTTATCGCTCTTGACCTCAAGTTTTACCATGTATTTTACCAGAATTTTGGTGTGGCGGCCGAGAAGAGTCTTCACGCTCTCTGTCAATAACAAACAAAGACCATGTAAAACGATTATTAGTTTGTCTCTTTTGGTTACTACAGTAcaacgatgtttttttttgggcaagACCGGCTACGATGGATTGCACGTATCACCTGTAATATTCTTATTCGAGCTTAGATGAATCAATTGCAAAActtttgttaaatatttcCCGGCATGTTCAAGAATTTGTGCTGCCGGGAGTTGACTATTTCGCTTCGAAAGCATGTCGACGGTTCGTTCTTCAAATGGGCACTGCCGTCTCGTATGCGTGGTGAAATCGATCCACTAATCTTGCGCTTCCATATCTAGGTTCGTCTTATCAGCGAATCGATGCGAGATACCACTATCTTACAAGGCgcagtatttttttgttagccATCTGCAGTGACAACAACTTTACAAACACGATTCATATGCGAAATTGCATCATAACAAAAGGGTGCTGGTTGAATGCATATGCAAACGCCAGTAGTATGACTCAGGGACTGCTTCCTAGTCAAGTGGGTTGTGGCTTTGTACCGCACCACCGAGGATGGGTTTTGCGGTCATTGTATTCCCCACACAAGGCAGTAGAAACTTCATCGAACCAAACCCTTTCACCAACGTAACGCCTGCCTGTACGCTGTGTGTGACCGATAATTGCTCATCATTTGCATGTCCGCTGGTTCGGGCATTCCTTCTGGTAAACGACTCCGCTGGGTGTAAACATTTTCTGTGCAAAAACCATTATTTACCGTTTAGGTCTTTCGTCAGTTGCGAACGGGTCGACATTGTGAAGCCGCTTGGAATGAACGTAACGAGCCTGCAACTTTCTCCACACGTCACTAGCTTCACCTACATAGTTAACGAATAGTAAAAGCTCCTAGTTTCGGTGCGTTATTTAGGGGTGCAAACTGGGTGCAGTGATTACAAATTCATAGACGACGACTCTGACAACCATCTTTGATAATCCTATGCAAAAATTTGTGATTGTGTTTGTAGCCCGCAGATTGACAGCTGCCGAATGGGACGTGCGTTTAGAGCATCGGATCGAACACTGCGCTGTTGGGCACTTTGCGGAATACACACTCGGGAATGCATTTTCCATGCTTTTTCTTGAGGATACTTATTAAAACTTTGATAAGAGGAATCAAATTATAAGTATCCGTGTtttgtatatatatacacCAAATAAAAGCTTTGTTATAATCGATCATAGCCCCTTCGGTGTGAACACTAATTCAGCAGTATTCAGCACAACTGTCAAGTGCAGTTGATGAAAGTTATTTCAACGAAAAGCATTCACGAGATCATTCGAATTTTAACAAACCCCAGTGAGTGCAGTGATACGCACGTTCCAGGAGATAAAATATGTTTCCCCGTGCAATCGTCCTTTTTCGTCACTCTTCCTACAGTTTAGGTAAGTTGCGTTTGGCACGGCGATGTGCAGAAAAGTCGATCTGTTTCGTAAGCGGATGACATTCGCCGAGCCGTTTACAAGCAAGCACGGTCCAGCCCAGCAATGGTTGTAgcggtgtttgttttgctcagTTAAATTATTGTTTAGTGAAATTATCTGCCTTTCGGTAAAATTGTCATGTGTGATAACGTAATAGTGAAAAGGGATCATCAAAATCAACACTCTAGCATAGGTCAATAAGGGCGTAAAAATCTGTCACCCTCGTGTGTTGCATATTGTTGAGCAATTGGATAGCGCTGCTCAATCTGCTTGCAAAAGGGCATCGGCAACGGCATCCTCTCCCTTCCCCCTCCTCGCTTCCACGGACTCTTCCACGATGGATGTTCTTGAGGCGGTTCTAGCTAAGCTGGAGGAGGGTGATTACAAATCGGCCGTTGATATCATAGCGGACCCGGCAAACGATGCGTCGATAAAGCTTCAATCGATGGAGCTAGTGTCGCTCATCGCCAGCCATTTAACCGATGAAACTGCGGAAAATAAACCCGACCTGTATGCTACGACGGAAACGATACTGAATCGGGTGGCACAAAAATGCAGCCCGCCGGAAGTGTTGTACGAATTGATGGAAAAAATGCGCATCACCACGAGCGATGAAGTGTTCACCAGCGTACTGAAGGCGATACAGGTGTCCGTGCTACGACTGCCGGCCAAGCGTGCCCGCTGTCTGGAATGGGTTTTCCAAACCATCATTGACTATCTGGACAAAATAGCTCTGCCCGACGTGCTCAACAAAGATATGGACGAACGCGAGGAAGATCTGCTGGAATGTGAAGAATCGATCCGAAGATTGCTGCAGCTATACATCACGCTGCTGCTCTTTCTCGAACCGATCGTTAAACATCTGGGCAAGTCGACTGCTGTAAGCAGTACGTTCTTCGACTCAAGTCTAACGCAGAAGAATGCGTTGATCGTGTTTTTGCTCCGGCTGATGGGAAAACTGTTCCCCTTTCTCCATCTTCAAAGAACCGAGCAACCGCGTAAAACTTTGCGCCGTCCTGCCAAATTGCCAGGTAACTTTCATACCTCGTAAAGCCATTCCGGAACCTCATGCATGTCCCTTATTTCAGCCGGTAAAAGCTACTCGATCCAGGTGGCGGAGGATATGGTCAGATCGTTTACGACGCTCGTTAAAGATCCACTGTTTCTACTGCCGTATGGCCAAAAGCGCAGCACCATCCAGTGCAAGCCGAAGGAAACCGATTCCGacgaaaaatcaaacaacgaCTGCTTTCTGTACCACGAAACGTACACGACGGAGGGATTTGCCGTGCTGTACTATCTGCTGCTGAGCGAAGACTTACTACCGGCAACGGTTCCCCAGATTTACGAGCGTCGGTACATTTTCGAAATGGGATTGCGCTACGTTGTGATTTTGCTGAGCGGCGAACGTACGGTGGTGTACTTCAAGGGTATCCGATTGGCTCAAGCATTGGTTCGGTTGGTAAAGGGCCTTCAGCTTTCTGCACGCGACCTGGAGGCACAAATTCACACTACGTTCTGCGAACGGTTTGTGCGCGCTTTGGAAAGGTCGGCAAGCGTGCGCAGCCGAGAGGTTGGCATAACCGTGCTAACCGATTACATTCACACGTTTGACGACGAAGGACGGTACATGATTGTGTCCCATCTGCTTAAAACGTTCGAGGATGATTCGGTACGAGCTTATGCGATCAACGTGTACAAGGATTTGATAAGTAACGATATGCGGAACAAGCTGGAGCAAGAACCGCTCGTCCGATGGTACAGTGGGGACACGTTGAAAGACATGCTTACTGGGCACATATGTGTGCTGAAGCAGGGCGTTAAGACGGATCTTCTAGACAACAGCTATAGCATTACAAGCGCGCTTGTCCGCATTGTGGGTTCTGTTGAAAACGGATCGATCCAACCGTAGCCACATTTGGAACTATTTCGACACACTGGAGACACAGTTTCTGGTGGCGCTCCGGACGGGTATAGATTTGAGCCGTGCACACTACCGGAACGAAATGAAAGCTACCAGTGAGGACAACTAATCAACCAAATGCGGGCTTAGAACAGGCGACAGAAATTACGATTAGCACGCTGAACGGAGAGGCTCCTCCGGTCTTGTCGAAGGAGAAAAAAGTGGAGCTGTGTCAGGGCATGCTGTTGCGGTTAGATATGTTGGATTTCCAGTTGGCTAGAGTCAATGGAGCGATCGAACAGATGAGGCGTAGCAATTGTAAGGATAAATCCGAACAGGCAATGGAAACCGAATAAAGCAACACAAACTCAGAAATTGTCATACAGTCAATTCATCTTTAGAGCAGCTGATTGGTGATTTTAGTGTAAAAAAGTATACGCTTTAATGTTTACGAAAACTGTTTTCTATTCCAGGTAGAAACGCGCTATCAAATTCAAGGGCGATCGTGCAGACAGACTCCGCCAAGCATGTAACGACGATTCCTGCCAGGTACTTTGGCATTACTGGCACGGTCCAGCGAGCCAACGAAAGCTTCGACGATTTCCGTGCCCGTGAAGAGAGGAAAGAGCAGGAATATgcaaagcaacagcagcaacagcaggcaACTGGTGCCGGCAGCAGTTCCAGCAGCACCTCACATACCGACTCATTTTCATCCACAATGGACGACCCCCAATCGGTGGATCCTGCCGTGGAGCGTACAAAGGAAATGATCCTGGATGCGGCGTTAGGGTTTCGTGCAATCACACGGCTGGTCGAAACAGGCCATTGCCAAGGGAGCGGAAGCAGTGAACTATCCCAGCGTAAGCCATGGGCTATTTCCACGGGGTGGAATTGAGCTTGTGCACCACTTCTACAAGCAGTGCAATCTAAAACTCATCGACCACCTCAAACAAGAGACGGCGGAGGTGGAAAAGGTCGCCAACCCATCGGACTTTGCCCGCAAAGCGATCGAGTTTCGGCTTCGGCTGCTCGAACCGTACCTGAAGTATTGGCCACAGGCACTCGGACTGATGGCGCTGCCACCGAACGCACCGCACTCGCTGGCCAACGTGCTGACGCTGGTGGACGACATTTGTTACTATGCCGGGGATCGCTCGGTTGATGTAAGTCGAACGGGCGTTGTGTGCAAAACGGTTCGTTTCTATCTTTTCTCTATCGTTTTATCGTTGCAGTTCAACTGGTACACACGACGCATTGGGCTAGCGTGCATCTACAAAACCACGGAACTGTACATGCTGCAAGACGCATCGGCGGGATTCGAAAAAACGTGGAAATTTCTCGAGCGCCGTATGGAAGAGGCTAGCTTAGTGCACGAGTTTCTGGTCAAATCGGAAGATGCCACGCATCATCTGCAAAATGCCGTCGGTTCGGCTTTCACAACGGTAAGGTGCTGGGTGTTTTCAGCGCAACGCTTGACGCAAGGAGGATTATGCTAATCGAAACCTCGATCTGTTGTATCATTTTAGGCGCGCAACATTCTTGGCCTAAACTTTGACCGACGATGATAtgattaatgtgtgtgtgagagagagtcGGAAAAAGGATTAGGTTCCTCGCAGATAGTCCAAGCCATTTCAGCGACATTACTACATTCATTATACCAAAAAATTTTGGCTCAGGAATGACACAAATAAACGAATGAACTATTATGCTACTGAATTCGCCATCACTTTCATACATTAGAACttgctttttgtttattgtgtAGTCGATCCATTCGGACTGCTTATCTTTGGTGATACAATCGTGACGAGGACAATTATCTATGTACACAGTGTGTGGTTCCGTGTGCCGTCAGGAGCAGCGAAACGGGCCAAGCATTTCTCCCATCTTTTCAGCGCTGGGAATTTATCTACTCGCTAATACGAATGGAGTGAATAGCATTGGGTGTAGCACTAATGGATGATGGAACGAATAGTTTGCAAACCGACGTCGTGCGTTcgaatttgtttttgctcccgATGCCACACCGCTCTCCATTTGTAACAGAATTGAGATTTCACTGGTAGAGAAAGACGCATGACTGTTGCCGGATGCTTCGGTCCAATATCAAATGCCTAACTAGAGATCGTAGTAGTGCGCCTCTACGTATTCCTTCAGCTTTTCCGGTAGGGGCAGCTGGGCGATGGATTTGGCATCAATTTTTTGCCGTATAATAAACCGGCATAAATGCTGCAGGGAGGAAACTTCATAGAACCGATTGATTGGCCTGATAAGCCGGACTGGAAACGGTGGCATTAGCGTGGTGTCCTGCTTTACGTAGCCTATCACCCCGTACTCGGACTTTTTCATCGTGTCCTGTATTAGTTCGACCATCGTTTGGTACGTCGTAGGTGTCGTTAAGCCAGAAAATGACCTGCGGGAAGGGGTTGGTATCCAATTAGCACAGGAGTTCTTCTAGCTCGATGATAAGCGAAACTTACCAATAGTTGTTTTCAAAATCAATTCGACAGTGCAACGTAATGCCGGAGCTTCGAAAGCTGACCGTGAACTGGTGCTTTTCGGTCTGTGAATCTCGCACCAGAAACGTCCCGTTGACCTGCTGGGCCAGCCGCTTTTGTGCCGCCAACCGGGTGAGTTTGCCCCAGTACCAGCCGTACTGTAGCAGATCGAAGCGCATATGTGCCATCATGTTGTCCATCTCGGCGGCCGTCATCCTCTCGGCGGGCGCGCTAACGGATGATGCATTCACCGACGGTGCTGGCGGTTGTGGTGGCGGTAGTCTTCGATCGTCCACCGTATTTGGTTCAGTATCTCTACTGCTCATTATCACAGGCAGGTTAGCATTGTTGGGTGACGAAAAGCGTATCGGGTTCTGGGTGTGCCGTTCGATTACAATGCGTGCAAAATCACTCCCATTCATCGGTCCCGTATCGCTCGGCAGTCGGTCCTGCGTCGCGCCATTGCAGCGGCTTGCCGAATCGCTGCAGGCCGTGTTTACGCTGGCGGTCGTGTTGGCGTTCGATGGCGCCCCCAGTAGTGTGCCGGCTACGGTCGGCTCGAATGCTTTCACCTTGACCGAGGTAAATTTCTTCTGGAACCGTTTACGCAGCGTGTAAAATACGCTGCCCCCTTCGTGTTGATTGTTTTCATCGCTGGTAAACAATTCATCCTTGACAGCTCCCGCACCACTCGCGTTCTGCTGCTTGCTGTGGTGGGATGtggccgccaccaccacggtTGTGGCAGAGGATGACCGCTTCCGGCGGAGCGACAAGAACCAACTGAACCGACAGCTTCCGTCCGCCGATGATGTGCGGGGAGCAGTGGCCGCTTTCGACATTCGGTCGGAGCTGGGCCGTCCGTGGGTGCTTTGTCCACAGGctcccgctgctgctgctgctacgctgACGCTGTCTGGCTGCTGCTCCATTGTCATCGATGGTAAATCACGATGGTTTGGCGTTCACTCTAGCACTCGACAGCACACGAAACGGGCGAGTAATATTCACATTAGATACGGATTAGTCGTTTGAGCACCACGGTTAAAAATTGCTATGTTTTCTTCACTCGGTCGCGTATTTATCTAGCACTGAACTGTGGCCAACGTCGTCGTCGAAGCCATTCTTGTTGATGGAGGAGAACGTACAGAAAAATATCGGAATGTTAATGAGAGAGGGAAAGCATGATGACAGGAGCGAGAGCAGTAGAGAGAAATATGAAGTGCAGGGTTCTTCATCCACGCTCTCAAACGGCCCAAAGAGCGAAATTGCGCTTCAGTTGCAACGgtcagaaaacaaaataatgtaACCGTCTTGTATTGGTGTGTTTGAGGCTCTGCTTAAGCAATTTACACGTGTTTAGCGTCGAACACGATCAAATTAAAAAACTCGTTTTATTTAAAGCGCAAAAATGAATTcttattttgaataatttgatATTTACATCAGAATTTCCCTAAGACATATTTGGGGACATATTTGCATGTTGCAACAAAACGGCCAGGgttgataaatttaaaaagattGATCATTATTAGTTTTGTGCTTTATGAATCTTATGAGATCGTTTGTGATGATCCTCAGCCTACGCGACACTCCATCTAAAGATTCATGTTCGAATCTTGTCAGAAGAGTAATTCATATGAATATTTGGTGAAGAGTCAAATCATGAGTCGACATGAGACGCAAAGTTTCATTAATGCTCAAAGATTCAAAAATCCTCGTTCATTAGTGCCTCTTAGTCTTGGTTTCATTAGTCTTTGAGGATTCATGCATTTTTGGAACATCATGAATCA
It contains:
- the LOC118512240 gene encoding LOW QUALITY PROTEIN: ubiquinone biosynthesis protein COQ9, mitochondrial (The sequence of the model RefSeq protein was modified relative to this genomic sequence to represent the inferred CDS: deleted 1 base in 1 codon), which encodes MFPRAIVLFRHSSYSLGRNALSNSRAIVQTDSAKHVTTIPARYFGITGTVQRANESFDDFRAREERKEQEYAKQQQQQQATGAGSSSSSTSHTDSFSSTMDDPQSVDPAVERTKEMILDAALGFVQSHGWSKQAIAKGAEAVNYPSVSHGLFPRGGIELVHHFYKQCNLKLIDHLKQETAEVEKVANPSDFARKAIEFRLRLLEPYLKYWPQALGLMALPPNAPHSLANVLTLVDDICYYAGDRSVDFNWYTRRIGLACIYKTTELYMLQDASAGFEKTWKFLERRMEEASLVHEFLVKSEDATHHLQNAVGSAFTTARNILGLNFDRR
- the LOC118512239 gene encoding uncharacterized protein LOC118512239, whose product is MTMEQQPDSVSVAAAAAGACGQSTHGRPSSDRMSKAATAPRTSSADGSCRFSWFLSLRRKRSSSATTVVVAATSHHSKQQNASGAGAVKDELFTSDENNQHEGGSVFYTLRKRFQKKFTSVKVKAFEPTVAGTLLGAPSNANTTASVNTACSDSASRCNGATQDRLPSDTGPMNGSDFARIVIERHTQNPIRFSSPNNANLPVIMSSRDTEPNTVDDRRLPPPQPPAPSVNASSVSAPAERMTAAEMDNMMAHMRFDLLQYGWYWGKLTRLAAQKRLAQQVNGTFLVRDSQTEKHQFTVSFRSSGITLHCRIDFENNYWSFSGLTTPTTYQTMVELIQDTMKKSEYGVIGYVKQDTTLMPPFPVRLIRPINRFYEVSSLQHLCRFIIRQKIDAKSIAQLPLPEKLKEYVEAHYYDL
- the LOC118512238 gene encoding uncharacterized protein LOC118512238, with product MDVLEAVLAKLEEGDYKSAVDIIADPANDASIKLQSMELVSLIASHLTDETAENKPDLYATTETILNRVAQKCSPPEVLYELMEKMRITTSDEVFTSVLKAIQVSVLRLPAKRARCLEWVFQTIIDYLDKIALPDVLNKDMDEREEDLLECEESIRRLLQLYITLLLFLEPIVKHLGKSTAVSSTFFDSSLTQKNALIVFLLRLMGKLFPFLHLQRTEQPRKTLRRPAKLPAGKSYSIQVAEDMVRSFTTLVKDPLFLLPYGQKRSTIQCKPKETDSDEKSNNDCFLYHETYTTEGFAVLYYLLLSEDLLPATVPQIYERRYIFEMGLRYVVILLSGERTVVYFKGIRLAQALVRLVKGLQLSARDLEAQIHTTFCERFVRALERSASVRSREVGITVLTDYIHTFDDEGRYMIVSHLLKTFEDDSVRAYAINVYKDLISNDMRNKLEQEPLVRWYSGDTLKDMLTGHICVLKQGVKTDLLDNSYSITSALVRIVGSVENGSIQP